Proteins from one Bradyrhizobium roseum genomic window:
- the cydB gene encoding cytochrome d ubiquinol oxidase subunit II, with protein MIGIDLPVIWAFIIAFAVFVYVVMDGFDLGLGILFPLFPEKRDRDVIMNSVAPVWDGNETWLVLGGGGLMAAFPLAYAILMPALYTPMIVMLLGLVFRGVAFEFRWRTTKERNKWDIAFAGGSLLATLAQGIALGAILQGIHVSGRAYAGGWWDWLTPFSILTGVALVIGYALLGATWLVMKTEGELRDRAYRLSWTLLMAMLGAIGAVSAATPFLSLQYTQRWFTFPNIVLTAPVPVAVAAVTALLLRSLANKYDYQPFFLTLALFALSYAGLGISMYPYIVPQSVTIWQAAAPENSQVFMLFGVAVLIPLILGYTAWAYWVFRGKVDPESGYH; from the coding sequence ATGATCGGTATCGATCTTCCGGTCATCTGGGCCTTCATCATCGCCTTTGCCGTGTTCGTCTACGTGGTGATGGACGGTTTTGATCTCGGCCTCGGCATCCTGTTTCCGCTGTTTCCGGAAAAGCGCGACCGCGACGTCATCATGAATTCGGTCGCGCCGGTGTGGGACGGCAACGAAACCTGGCTAGTGCTCGGCGGCGGCGGCCTGATGGCGGCGTTCCCGCTGGCCTATGCGATCCTGATGCCGGCGCTCTACACGCCCATGATCGTGATGCTGCTGGGCCTCGTGTTCCGCGGCGTCGCCTTTGAATTCCGCTGGCGCACCACGAAAGAGCGGAACAAGTGGGACATCGCCTTTGCCGGCGGATCGCTGCTGGCGACATTGGCGCAGGGCATTGCGCTCGGCGCCATTCTGCAGGGCATCCATGTCTCGGGCCGCGCCTATGCCGGCGGCTGGTGGGACTGGCTAACGCCGTTCAGCATTCTCACCGGCGTGGCGCTGGTGATCGGCTACGCGCTATTGGGCGCGACGTGGCTTGTCATGAAGACGGAAGGCGAATTGCGTGATCGCGCCTATCGCCTGAGCTGGACGCTTCTGATGGCGATGCTCGGCGCCATCGGCGCGGTCAGCGCCGCGACGCCGTTCCTCAGCCTGCAGTATACGCAGCGCTGGTTCACCTTTCCGAACATCGTGCTGACCGCGCCGGTGCCGGTCGCGGTCGCTGCCGTCACGGCGCTTCTGTTGCGCAGCCTCGCCAACAAATACGACTACCAGCCGTTCTTCCTGACGCTGGCGCTGTTCGCGCTGTCCTATGCGGGGCTCGGCATCAGCATGTATCCCTATATCGTGCCGCAGAGCGTCACGATCTGGCAGGCGGCCGCGCCGGAGAACAGCCAGGTCTTCATGCTGTTCGGCGTCGCCGTCCTGATCCCGCTGATCCTAGGCTATACCGCCTGGGCCTATTGGGTGTTTCGCGGCAAAGTCGATCCCGAGAGCGGATATCACTGA
- a CDS encoding L,D-transpeptidase produces MTKFRYLIWMMIAASGLALSAPQGQAQTRQPDVGDQPGLIADDSVELEPQFRKTAVFYRTNEAPGTIIVVTAERHLYLIQGNGRALRYGIGVGREGFTWQGLVNITRKAEWPDWTPPPEMIQRQPYLPRFMAGGPGNPLGARAMYLGTTVYRIHGTNRPDTIGTAVSSGCFRLVNADVADLYERVPVGTKVIIRQKPEL; encoded by the coding sequence ATGACGAAATTTCGGTACCTGATCTGGATGATGATCGCAGCAAGTGGTCTGGCCCTTTCGGCCCCGCAGGGCCAGGCACAGACACGGCAGCCCGACGTCGGCGACCAGCCGGGGCTGATCGCGGACGACTCCGTCGAACTCGAGCCGCAGTTCAGGAAGACCGCGGTGTTCTATCGCACCAACGAAGCGCCGGGCACCATCATCGTGGTGACGGCCGAGCGCCATCTTTATCTGATCCAGGGCAATGGCCGCGCATTGCGCTACGGCATTGGCGTCGGCCGTGAAGGATTCACCTGGCAGGGGCTGGTGAACATCACGCGCAAGGCGGAGTGGCCGGACTGGACCCCGCCGCCGGAGATGATCCAGCGCCAGCCCTATCTGCCGCGCTTCATGGCGGGCGGCCCCGGCAACCCGCTCGGCGCGCGTGCGATGTATCTCGGCACCACGGTCTACCGCATCCACGGCACCAATCGGCCCGACACCATCGGCACCGCCGTTTCTTCCGGCTGCTTCCGCCTGGTCAACGCCGACGTCGCCGACCTCTACGAGCGCGTGCCCGTTGGCACCAAGGTGATTATCCGGCAGAAACCGGAACTCTGA
- a CDS encoding DUF2474 domain-containing protein, with translation MPAEPKLRPLPQRLLWFAALWLGGLGTVTLISFVLRLWIAPK, from the coding sequence ATGCCGGCGGAGCCGAAACTTCGCCCGCTGCCGCAGCGGCTGTTGTGGTTCGCCGCGCTCTGGCTCGGCGGCCTCGGCACTGTGACGTTGATCTCATTTGTGCTGCGGCTATGGATCGCGCCGAAATAA
- a CDS encoding acyl-CoA dehydrogenase family protein — protein sequence MSDLEAFRRETRAWLEANCPPEMRRPTTSENDTYWGGRNAKFSSEPQRLWFERMRDKGWTVPDWPKEYGGGGLDRAEHKVLREEMAAMGARPPLSSFGIWMLGPALLKYGNDAQKKEHLPKIAAGLIRWCQGYSEPNAGSDLASLQTRAESDGDDYVINGQKIWTSYANYADWIFCLVRTDPAAKKHDGISFILFDMASTGVSTKPILLISGYSPFCETFFDNVRVPKSHVVGTVNRGWDVAKYLLQHERAMISGMGERGVGRPLGQVAADSIGADPQGRLDDAMLRSQISTFEIDEAALSAAAERAVDLAKAGQSHPAFSSAMKYYGTELNKRRHEILMSAGGIDALEWESERSRGGARPRAWLRTKANSIEGGTSEVMLGIVAKRILDLPGA from the coding sequence ATGTCCGATCTTGAAGCATTCCGTCGTGAAACCCGCGCCTGGCTGGAGGCCAATTGCCCGCCGGAGATGCGGCGTCCGACGACCTCGGAGAACGACACCTATTGGGGCGGGCGTAACGCAAAGTTCTCGTCCGAGCCGCAGCGCCTCTGGTTCGAGCGGATGCGCGACAAGGGCTGGACCGTGCCGGACTGGCCGAAGGAATATGGCGGTGGCGGTCTCGATCGCGCCGAGCACAAGGTGCTGCGCGAGGAGATGGCCGCGATGGGAGCGCGCCCGCCGCTGTCGAGTTTCGGCATCTGGATGCTCGGGCCGGCTCTCTTGAAGTACGGCAACGATGCGCAGAAGAAGGAACACCTGCCGAAGATCGCCGCGGGCCTGATCCGCTGGTGCCAGGGCTATTCCGAACCGAATGCCGGTTCCGACCTCGCCTCGCTGCAGACCCGCGCCGAGAGCGACGGCGACGATTACGTCATCAACGGCCAGAAGATCTGGACCTCCTATGCCAACTACGCCGACTGGATTTTCTGTCTGGTCCGCACCGATCCGGCGGCCAAGAAGCACGACGGCATCAGCTTCATCCTGTTCGACATGGCCTCAACGGGCGTGTCGACCAAACCCATTTTGCTGATCTCGGGCTATTCGCCGTTCTGCGAAACCTTCTTCGACAATGTCCGCGTGCCGAAATCGCATGTGGTCGGCACCGTCAACCGCGGCTGGGATGTCGCAAAGTATCTGCTGCAGCATGAGCGCGCGATGATCTCGGGCATGGGCGAGCGCGGCGTCGGCCGGCCGCTTGGCCAGGTCGCCGCCGATTCCATCGGCGCGGATCCGCAGGGCCGGCTCGATGATGCGATGCTGCGCAGCCAGATTTCGACTTTCGAGATCGACGAGGCGGCGCTGTCCGCGGCCGCCGAACGCGCGGTCGATCTGGCGAAAGCCGGGCAGTCGCATCCGGCGTTTTCCTCGGCGATGAAATATTACGGCACCGAACTCAACAAGCGCCGCCACGAAATCCTGATGTCGGCCGGCGGCATCGATGCGCTGGAATGGGAAAGCGAGCGCTCCAGGGGCGGCGCCCGCCCGCGCGCCTGGCTCCGCACCAAGGCCAATTCGATCGAAGGCGGCACGTCAGAGGTGATGCTCGGCATCGTCGCCAAGCGCATCCTCGACCTGCCGGGGGCGTAG
- a CDS encoding carboxymuconolactone decarboxylase family protein: MRLKLLSPGEMSPEQKETYDEAISGKRGAPPAPMMAWLNSPDMARHATRLGEQLRFNTMFPAKLSEIAILVTARHWTSHYEWFAHKRLALKGGMDPKIIEDIRDRRTPVFDDPKGQMIYDLAKSLHEGKGVSKALYDEAVKVLTERGIVEVIGLCGYYTMVSMTLNTFEFGLPEGEVSDLA; encoded by the coding sequence ATGCGGCTGAAACTGCTTTCGCCTGGCGAAATGAGCCCCGAGCAAAAAGAAACCTATGACGAGGCGATATCCGGCAAGCGCGGCGCCCCGCCGGCGCCGATGATGGCCTGGCTCAACAGCCCGGACATGGCGCGGCATGCCACGCGGCTCGGCGAACAGCTGCGGTTCAATACGATGTTTCCGGCAAAACTGTCCGAGATCGCGATCCTCGTTACAGCGCGGCACTGGACCTCGCACTACGAATGGTTCGCGCACAAGCGCCTGGCGCTGAAGGGCGGTATGGACCCCAAGATCATCGAAGACATCCGGGATCGCCGCACGCCTGTCTTCGACGATCCGAAGGGCCAGATGATCTACGACCTCGCCAAGTCGCTGCACGAGGGCAAGGGCGTCTCGAAGGCGCTGTACGACGAGGCGGTGAAGGTGCTGACCGAGCGCGGAATCGTGGAAGTGATCGGGCTGTGCGGGTACTACACGATGGTGTCGATGACGCTGAATACGTTCGAGTTCGGACTGCCGGAGGGGGAAGTGTCGGATTTGGCGTGA
- a CDS encoding acyl-CoA dehydrogenase family protein has translation MPLVLTEEQSMLRDSARGLISDKAPVAHLRTLRDSKDATGFSRDLWKAFADMGFTGLLVPENFGGSGLGYVEAGVVMEEIGRTLMPSPFLSTAVLAASALSRGGSEAQKSAHLPKIADGSLLAAFAVDEGTKHRPLQINLQAVRSGNGFKLSGAKALVVDGHTADLLIVAARSGGAAGERHGLTLFLVDPKAKGVAIERTVMVDAHNAARIEFSDVEVDADHVLGEVDQGGALLDGVLNIGRGAVASEMVGLSEEVFGRTVTYLKERKQFGKLIGEFQALQHRAAELYIDIEITRAAVLKALQTLDGDFDSAGAAVAVAKARAGTTATRAVQEGVQMHGGMGMTDQFDIGFFMKRARVCQELFGDSNYHADQLARMKSY, from the coding sequence ATGCCCCTCGTCCTCACCGAAGAACAATCCATGCTGCGCGACAGCGCGCGCGGCCTCATCAGCGACAAGGCGCCGGTGGCGCATCTGCGGACCTTGCGCGACAGTAAGGATGCCACCGGCTTTTCGCGCGATCTCTGGAAAGCCTTCGCCGACATGGGATTTACCGGCCTGCTGGTGCCGGAAAATTTCGGCGGCAGCGGGTTAGGCTATGTCGAGGCCGGCGTGGTGATGGAGGAAATCGGCCGCACGCTGATGCCGTCGCCTTTCCTGTCGACCGCGGTACTGGCGGCCTCCGCATTGTCGCGCGGCGGCAGTGAGGCACAGAAGTCGGCGCATCTGCCGAAGATCGCAGATGGCTCGCTGCTGGCCGCGTTCGCGGTCGATGAAGGTACCAAACATCGGCCGCTGCAGATCAATTTGCAGGCGGTTCGCTCCGGCAACGGTTTCAAGCTCAGCGGCGCCAAGGCGCTGGTGGTGGACGGCCACACCGCCGATTTGCTGATCGTCGCCGCCCGTAGCGGCGGCGCCGCCGGCGAGCGCCACGGGTTGACGCTGTTCCTGGTCGATCCCAAGGCCAAGGGCGTCGCAATCGAACGCACCGTGATGGTCGATGCCCACAACGCCGCGCGAATCGAATTTTCCGATGTCGAGGTCGACGCCGATCACGTGCTCGGCGAAGTCGATCAGGGCGGCGCGCTGCTGGACGGCGTGCTCAACATCGGCCGCGGCGCGGTCGCTTCCGAAATGGTCGGCCTGAGCGAAGAGGTGTTCGGCCGCACCGTCACCTACCTCAAGGAACGCAAGCAGTTCGGCAAACTGATCGGCGAATTCCAGGCGCTGCAGCACCGCGCCGCCGAGCTCTACATCGACATCGAGATCACCCGCGCGGCGGTGTTGAAGGCGCTGCAGACGCTCGACGGCGACTTCGATTCCGCCGGCGCCGCCGTCGCGGTCGCCAAAGCTCGCGCGGGGACCACGGCCACGCGGGCAGTGCAGGAAGGCGTGCAGATGCACGGCGGCATGGGCATGACCGACCAATTCGACATCGGCTTCTTCATGAAGCGCGCCCGGGTGTGCCAGGAATTGTTCGGCGACAGCAATTACCACGCCGATCAACTGGCGCGGATGAAGAGCTATTGA
- a CDS encoding VOC family protein, translating to MPQNPPVISGTRIGHVHLKVADLDRALGFYCGVLGFEIMQRIGDAAAFISAGGYHHHIGLNTWESKGGHPPPPGTTGLFHTAIVYPTRAALADALYRVMQAHIELDGASDHGVSEALYLRDPDQNGVELYRDRPEAEWPRAGDGSLAMFTKRLDLADLMRAREA from the coding sequence ATGCCCCAGAACCCACCCGTCATATCCGGCACCCGGATCGGCCACGTCCATCTCAAGGTCGCCGATCTTGATCGCGCGCTCGGCTTCTATTGCGGCGTGCTCGGCTTTGAGATTATGCAGCGGATCGGCGATGCTGCCGCGTTCATTTCGGCCGGCGGCTATCATCACCACATTGGCCTGAACACCTGGGAGAGCAAAGGCGGCCATCCGCCGCCGCCCGGCACCACCGGGCTGTTTCATACCGCCATTGTATATCCGACCCGCGCGGCGCTGGCGGATGCGCTGTATCGCGTGATGCAAGCCCACATCGAGCTCGACGGCGCCAGCGACCACGGCGTCAGCGAGGCGCTTTACTTGCGTGATCCCGACCAGAACGGCGTCGAGCTCTACCGCGACCGACCCGAGGCCGAGTGGCCGCGCGCGGGGGATGGATCGCTGGCGATGTTCACAAAAAGGCTGGATCTGGCGGATCTGATGCGGGCGCGGGAGGCGTAA
- a CDS encoding amino acid ABC transporter substrate-binding protein, whose translation MLRTFRGGLLIGLAVAAAVAAAAITYERYDTKTLKRTIRRGDVLCGVNKGLPGFSIPDEKGDWTGFDVDFCRAVASAIFDDPKKAKFVPLDANERFKELQNRTVDILARNTTWSMSRESNYALYFPAVAYYDGQGFMLPRSRNIDSALDLNNSKVCVQEGTTNLLNVADHFRANNMKYTEVKLPKLEDVLKAYEGGKCDTFSADVSQLYALRLNLIQPSDHVILPDVISKEPLAPVVRQRDDDWMMIVKWTLYAMINAEELGITSKNIDEALKSKKPDVMRLVGTEGAYGEDLGLPKDWAARIIRHVGNYGEVYDRNVGEGSKLKIPRGLNSLWSNGGIQYAPPIR comes from the coding sequence ATGTTGCGGACATTCCGAGGCGGCCTCCTGATAGGGCTGGCGGTCGCAGCCGCCGTTGCGGCTGCTGCCATCACCTATGAGCGCTACGACACCAAGACGCTGAAGCGCACCATCCGCCGCGGCGATGTGCTGTGCGGCGTCAACAAGGGCCTGCCCGGCTTCTCAATTCCCGACGAAAAGGGCGACTGGACCGGTTTCGACGTCGATTTCTGCCGCGCGGTGGCCTCGGCGATCTTCGACGATCCCAAGAAGGCGAAGTTCGTCCCCCTCGACGCCAACGAGCGCTTCAAGGAGCTGCAGAACCGCACCGTCGACATCCTGGCCCGCAACACCACCTGGAGCATGTCGCGCGAGAGCAATTACGCGCTCTACTTCCCGGCGGTCGCCTATTATGACGGCCAAGGTTTCATGCTGCCGCGGTCGCGCAACATCGATTCCGCGCTCGACCTCAACAACAGCAAGGTTTGCGTGCAGGAGGGGACGACCAACCTGCTCAATGTCGCCGACCACTTCCGCGCCAACAACATGAAATACACGGAAGTAAAGCTCCCCAAGCTGGAGGATGTGCTCAAGGCCTATGAAGGCGGCAAGTGCGACACGTTCTCCGCTGACGTCTCCCAGCTCTACGCGCTGCGGCTGAACCTGATCCAGCCGAGCGACCATGTCATCCTTCCCGACGTCATTTCCAAGGAGCCGCTGGCACCCGTGGTGCGCCAGCGCGACGACGACTGGATGATGATCGTGAAGTGGACGCTGTATGCGATGATCAACGCCGAGGAGCTCGGCATCACCTCCAAGAACATCGACGAGGCGCTGAAGTCGAAGAAGCCCGACGTGATGCGGCTGGTCGGCACCGAGGGCGCCTACGGCGAGGATCTCGGCCTGCCCAAGGACTGGGCCGCCCGGATCATCCGCCATGTCGGCAATTACGGCGAGGTCTACGACCGCAATGTCGGCGAGGGCTCGAAACTGAAGATTCCGCGCGGGCTGAATTCGCTGTGGAGCAACGGCGGGATCCAGTACGCGCCGCCGATCAGGTAG
- a CDS encoding cytochrome ubiquinol oxidase subunit I, with protein MFEGWDAVVLARAQFAFTMSFHIIFPAFSIGLASYLAVLEALWLWTGREVFINLFNYWLKIFAVAFGMGVVSGIVMSYQFGTNWSAFSDKVGPVIGPLMAYEVLTAFFLEAGFLGVMLFGLQRVGPKLHFLATLMVAIGTLISAFWILSANSWMQTPTGHAINADGQFIAVDWLKVIFNPSFPYRLVHMVLAAYLTTALVVGAVGAYHLLRDRHLAGPRVMFSMAMWMATVVAPLQILAGDQHGLNTLEHQPVKIMAMEGHFTSHKDGAPLILFGWPNQSAGRMDYAIEVPKLGSMILKHSPDAPMAGLDTVPRENWPPVAITFWSFRIMVGMGLLMLALGAFSLLMRIQGKLYDSRLLYLFAVAMAPSGFIAVLAGWITTETGRQPFTVYGLLRTVDSASPLAAPAVASSLIAFIIVYFLVFTAGVIYLLRLMAAPPHPGEEGPRSDIPARAAGITPAAGAVAEGAAR; from the coding sequence ATGTTCGAAGGCTGGGATGCTGTAGTACTCGCCCGGGCGCAGTTTGCTTTCACGATGTCGTTCCACATCATTTTCCCGGCGTTCTCGATCGGGCTGGCGAGCTATCTCGCCGTGCTCGAGGCGCTGTGGCTGTGGACCGGGCGCGAGGTCTTCATCAACCTGTTCAACTACTGGCTCAAGATCTTTGCCGTCGCGTTCGGCATGGGCGTGGTATCGGGCATCGTGATGTCCTACCAGTTCGGTACCAACTGGTCGGCATTCTCGGACAAGGTCGGCCCGGTGATCGGCCCGCTGATGGCCTACGAGGTGTTGACCGCGTTCTTCCTCGAGGCGGGTTTCCTCGGCGTCATGCTGTTCGGCCTGCAGCGCGTCGGGCCGAAACTGCATTTCCTGGCGACGCTGATGGTCGCGATCGGCACGCTGATTTCGGCGTTCTGGATCCTGTCGGCCAATTCCTGGATGCAGACGCCGACCGGCCACGCAATCAACGCCGACGGGCAGTTCATAGCCGTTGACTGGCTGAAGGTGATCTTCAATCCATCCTTCCCCTACCGCCTCGTGCACATGGTGCTGGCGGCCTACCTGACCACCGCGCTCGTGGTCGGCGCGGTCGGCGCGTACCACCTGCTGCGCGACCGCCACCTCGCCGGTCCACGCGTGATGTTCTCGATGGCGATGTGGATGGCCACCGTGGTGGCGCCGCTCCAGATCCTGGCCGGCGACCAGCACGGGCTCAACACGCTGGAACACCAGCCGGTGAAGATCATGGCGATGGAAGGCCACTTCACCAGCCACAAGGACGGCGCGCCGCTGATTCTGTTCGGCTGGCCCAACCAGAGCGCCGGCCGGATGGATTATGCGATCGAGGTGCCGAAGCTGGGCTCCATGATCCTCAAACATTCGCCCGACGCGCCGATGGCCGGGCTCGACACCGTTCCGCGCGAAAACTGGCCGCCGGTGGCGATCACGTTCTGGTCGTTCCGCATCATGGTCGGGATGGGATTGCTGATGCTGGCGCTCGGCGCATTCAGCCTGCTGATGCGCATCCAGGGCAAGCTGTACGATTCCCGCCTACTGTACCTGTTCGCGGTCGCGATGGCGCCCTCCGGTTTCATCGCCGTCCTCGCTGGCTGGATCACCACCGAGACCGGGCGCCAGCCGTTCACGGTGTATGGATTGTTGCGCACGGTTGATTCCGCCTCGCCGCTGGCGGCGCCTGCGGTGGCTTCCTCACTGATCGCCTTCATCATCGTCTATTTCCTGGTGTTCACGGCCGGCGTGATCTACCTGCTGCGGCTGATGGCGGCGCCGCCGCATCCGGGCGAAGAGGGCCCGCGCAGCGACATTCCCGCCCGTGCCGCCGGCATCACGCCCGCCGCCGGTGCGGTCGCCGAGGGAGCCGCGCGATGA
- a CDS encoding MFS transporter, whose amino-acid sequence MLDTTATLEVTNDARARGNVLRLAAAQALTGANSAVIFATGSIVGATLAPDISLATVPLSMYVLGLAAGTLPTGAISRAYGRRAAFIIGTFCGMLTGLLAAIAVLYASFGLFCCATFLGGLYGAVAQSYRFAAADGASAAFRPKAVSWVMAGGVFAGVLGPQLVQWTMDIWPPYLFAFSFLVQAVVALVAMAVLWGVDAPKPAPSDMHGGRPLFEIARQPRFIAAALCGVVAYPMMNLVMTSAPLAMKMCGLTVSDSNFGIQWHIVAMYGPSFFTGSLIARFGAPRIVALGLLLEAAAAGIGLAGITVMHFWATLVVLGIGWNFAFIGASALVLETHRPQERNKVQAFNDFLVFGMMAAGSFSSGQLLAHYGWSMVNMVVFPPVLLGLAVLSFASFAKRRAKWHAVD is encoded by the coding sequence ATGCTGGATACGACAGCCACCCTGGAGGTAACCAATGACGCGCGGGCGCGCGGCAATGTGCTGCGGCTGGCCGCGGCGCAGGCGCTGACGGGGGCCAACTCGGCCGTCATCTTCGCCACCGGTTCGATCGTCGGCGCAACGCTGGCGCCCGATATCTCGCTCGCCACCGTGCCGCTGTCGATGTACGTGCTGGGGCTCGCCGCCGGCACGCTGCCGACCGGCGCGATCTCGCGTGCCTACGGCCGCCGCGCAGCCTTCATCATCGGCACGTTTTGCGGCATGCTGACCGGCCTGCTCGCCGCAATCGCCGTTCTCTATGCGTCGTTCGGGCTGTTTTGCTGCGCGACGTTTCTCGGCGGCCTCTATGGCGCGGTGGCGCAGTCCTATCGCTTTGCCGCCGCCGACGGCGCCAGCGCCGCGTTCCGGCCAAAGGCCGTGTCATGGGTGATGGCGGGCGGCGTCTTCGCCGGCGTGCTCGGTCCGCAGCTCGTGCAGTGGACCATGGATATCTGGCCGCCTTATTTGTTCGCGTTCAGCTTTTTGGTGCAGGCCGTCGTCGCGCTGGTGGCGATGGCGGTGCTGTGGGGCGTCGATGCGCCGAAGCCCGCGCCGTCGGACATGCATGGCGGCCGGCCGCTGTTCGAAATCGCGCGGCAGCCGCGCTTCATCGCGGCGGCGCTATGCGGCGTGGTTGCGTACCCCATGATGAACCTGGTGATGACCTCGGCGCCGCTCGCGATGAAGATGTGCGGGCTCACCGTCAGCGATTCCAATTTCGGCATTCAGTGGCACATCGTGGCGATGTATGGGCCGAGCTTCTTCACGGGCTCGCTGATCGCGCGCTTCGGCGCGCCCAGGATCGTCGCGCTCGGCCTGCTCCTGGAAGCGGCCGCGGCGGGCATCGGCCTTGCCGGCATCACTGTGATGCACTTCTGGGCGACGCTGGTCGTGCTCGGGATCGGCTGGAATTTCGCCTTCATCGGCGCCTCCGCGCTGGTGCTGGAGACGCACCGGCCGCAGGAACGCAACAAGGTGCAGGCGTTCAACGACTTTCTGGTGTTCGGGATGATGGCGGCGGGCTCGTTCTCGTCAGGCCAGTTGCTGGCGCATTACGGCTGGTCGATGGTCAACATGGTGGTGTTCCCGCCGGTGCTGCTCGGCCTTGCTGTGCTGTCGTTTGCGTCGTTCGCAAAACGGCGGGCGAAATGGCACGCGGTCGATTGA
- a CDS encoding nuclear transport factor 2 family protein, whose amino-acid sequence MPTRARLDEFIAAVVSGDHAGAIERFYTEDASMQENAAPPRVGRDLLVAHERAVLERVERVTSTCVTSIVEGDRVAIHWVFDFVYKSGKTSRFDEVALQEWRGDKVFRERFFYDPSKPAS is encoded by the coding sequence ATGCCGACGCGCGCCCGCCTCGATGAGTTCATTGCCGCCGTCGTCTCCGGCGACCATGCCGGCGCGATCGAGCGCTTCTACACCGAGGACGCCAGCATGCAGGAGAACGCCGCGCCGCCGCGGGTCGGGCGCGATCTGCTGGTGGCGCATGAGCGCGCGGTGCTGGAACGGGTCGAGCGCGTGACGTCGACCTGCGTCACCTCGATCGTCGAGGGCGATCGCGTCGCGATCCATTGGGTGTTCGACTTTGTCTACAAGTCCGGCAAGACCAGCCGGTTCGACGAAGTCGCGCTGCAGGAATGGCGCGGCGACAAGGTGTTTCGCGAGCGGTTCTTCTACGATCCGTCGAAGCCGGCCAGCTGA
- a CDS encoding MFS transporter, whose amino-acid sequence MTERDNTRRTIVDARNYSLTDETSISYDGWRIVAVCFLLATFGWAFGFYGQSVYVAELQRSHGWPASLISSSTTFFYLSGAALVAFVSEAIRGFGPRNCMVAGICTMAVAAVAIGQVREPWQLYLANAVLAFGWAGTSLGMITNTLSLWFDRKRGMAISLALNGASFGGIIGVPLLVAAIGHFGFSGGMTAAAAVMVVVMIPVILIFVGRPPVHAGAGAGSAAAADAPSPTQVRARAFRDIGFLSVSAAFALVLFAQVGFIVHLISFLDSVIGRQQAAIAVAVLTAMAVVGRVLVSFVIDRMNQRLASALSFVSQAVALLVVINVHRDYALIAACALFGFSVGNLITLPALIVQREFDPRSFGVLVSLITAINQITYAFGPGVIGLLRDLSGSYTLPFYGCIALELTAAVLIMVRGRSVSSPAP is encoded by the coding sequence ATGACGGAGAGAGACAACACAAGAAGAACGATTGTGGACGCCCGCAACTACTCGCTCACTGACGAAACCTCGATCAGCTACGACGGCTGGCGCATCGTCGCCGTCTGTTTCCTGCTGGCGACGTTCGGCTGGGCGTTCGGCTTCTATGGCCAGAGCGTCTATGTCGCCGAGTTGCAGAGGTCGCACGGCTGGCCGGCCTCGCTGATTTCCTCAAGCACGACGTTCTTCTATCTATCCGGCGCGGCGCTGGTCGCCTTTGTCTCCGAGGCGATCAGGGGCTTCGGTCCTCGAAATTGCATGGTCGCGGGCATCTGCACCATGGCGGTTGCCGCCGTCGCCATCGGCCAGGTGCGCGAGCCCTGGCAGCTTTATCTCGCCAACGCGGTGCTCGCCTTCGGCTGGGCCGGCACCAGCCTCGGCATGATCACCAACACCTTGAGCCTGTGGTTCGACAGGAAGCGCGGCATGGCGATCAGCCTGGCGCTGAACGGCGCGAGCTTTGGCGGCATCATCGGCGTGCCGCTGCTGGTGGCTGCGATCGGCCATTTTGGCTTTTCCGGCGGGATGACCGCTGCGGCCGCCGTGATGGTCGTGGTGATGATTCCCGTGATCCTGATCTTCGTCGGCCGGCCGCCGGTTCATGCCGGCGCCGGCGCTGGCTCCGCTGCGGCCGCGGACGCACCGTCGCCGACGCAGGTTCGCGCGCGCGCATTTCGGGATATCGGCTTCCTCTCGGTGTCCGCGGCGTTCGCGCTGGTGCTGTTCGCGCAGGTCGGCTTCATCGTCCACCTGATCTCGTTTCTCGATTCGGTGATCGGGCGGCAGCAGGCGGCGATTGCCGTGGCGGTGTTGACCGCGATGGCAGTGGTCGGCCGCGTGTTGGTTTCATTTGTCATCGACCGGATGAACCAGCGGCTGGCGTCCGCGCTTTCCTTCGTCAGCCAGGCGGTCGCGCTGCTGGTCGTCATCAATGTGCATCGCGATTACGCGCTGATCGCCGCCTGCGCGCTGTTCGGCTTCTCGGTCGGAAATCTGATCACGCTGCCGGCGCTGATCGTGCAGCGCGAGTTTGACCCGCGTTCGTTCGGCGTGCTGGTCAGCCTGATCACGGCGATCAACCAGATCACCTACGCCTTCGGCCCCGGCGTGATCGGCCTGCTGCGGGATCTGTCGGGCAGCTACACGCTGCCGTTCTACGGCTGCATCGCGTTGGAATTGACGGCCGCGGTGCTGATCATGGTGCGGGGGCGTTCGGTCTCTTCGCCAGCCCCTTGA